TTTTACGAACTGGTTATCTTTAATAAGAAGTGTCGTGATACTGCCTGAAACCTGAGGGGTAATGCTGACCTGCTCGGCGCGGATTTTTCCATCTCTCGTCCAGGGTGATTGCATATAAAAGTTCCACAGCCACCAACCGGCGAGGAGTGCCAAAGCGAGCACAAAAAGAGTGGAAAAGTATTTAAGCGTTTTCAGGGTCATAATCACCACACAATCAATACGGCAAGGCCAAGACACACGGACAGGGCAAACAGGGAAAGATCCATTAGCATGGGATGCCAGATTTCACCGGAATACATCCAGTCACGCAGTAGACGATGTGCAACAAGCCAAATCAAAAATCCCAGCAGGGCGGCTTTAAACAGGGGAGGAAAGTATACGGATGCGCCGACGATCAGATCTTGAAGAGGTAACCCTGCGGAGCGATAAGAGAACGTCACGAGCAGAAATCCTTTGCAGAGGAGAGAATGCCACGATGGCCTGTCTTAAAATAATGAAGCATCAGCATTCAGTGTAAATCATACTTTCGACATGGATGAATGTAGTATTGCATTTGTTTTGGCAATATAAATGCTGCACACTATTCTAAAATCAGTATAATAACTTAGCAAGCTAATTATAAGGAGATGAAATTGGAATCGCCATTAGGTTCTGATCTGGCAAGGTTAGTACGCGTCTGGCGTGCTCTGATTGACCATCGCCTCAAACCTCTGGAATTGACACAGACACATTGGGTAACGTTGCATAATATTCATCAGCTTCCACCCGAACAGTCGCAAATTCAACTGGCAAAAGCGATAGGCATTGAGCAACCGTCACTGGTACGTACGCTTGATCAGCTGGAGGAAAAAGGACTTATTTCCCGCCAGACCTGCGCCAGCGATCGTCGCGCTAAGCGGATTAAACTTACTGAGAAAGCGGCTCCCATCATCAGCGAGATGGAAGCGGTTATCAGCAAGACGCGAGGGGAGATCCTGTCAGGGATTTCACCCGCGGAGCTGGAGATGCTCATTAGCCTGATTGGGCGACTTGAACAAAATATCAGCGAACTGCAGTCACGTGGCTGATATCACTAAAAAGCCTTGCAGCAGCAAGGCTTTTTTTATCGATAGACCACGACGCGGTTTCGACCTGTCTCTTTAGCCTCGTACATCGCTTTATCGGCACATTCAACGCAATGCTCTGCTGTGACATTTGCGGATGTTGCGGTAAACACGCCCATACTGATGGTAATCGGCTCCGGGAGTTGTCCGTTGCTGCTGGCGTTGTCATAGCTGCTTAAATTTACGCGAATACGCTCTGCAACCTGACGTGCAGCCTCTGAAGGCGTATTGCTCAGGAGCAGAACAAACTCTTCTCCCCCAATCCGCGCGGCGATGTCTTGTGGTCTTACCGAGTCCACCAGCAGGTTTGAGACAAACTGCAAGACTTTGTCTCCCTGGAGGTGTCCGTAGCAATCGTTGATTCGCTTAAAGCGGTCAAGATCGCTGACGATCACAGACACAGGTTTTGACTCTTTCGCTGTGCTGAGTGCGAGGTTTAGCGTGTCGTAAAAATAACTGCGATTGTAGAGGCGTGTAAGCGGATCGCGAATCGAGTTTTGATAAGACTGTTGGTACTTCAAATGGGAATCGCGGTAGAGATTAAAAACATCATAAAGCAAAATGAAAATGATGAGTAATGTCGCAACCGTTTCAAATAAACGGGCGCGATACCAGGCAATATCTTCTGCATGACCACCAAATAACAGCATGGTCAATGTCACGATATAGCAGACACATAAAAAGTTTCCGCCCACCCAAAACAGATTGCGCAGACGGGTAATAATCATCAGGGTTACTAATGTAACAATCCATAAGATGATCAAAATGATATTGATAACCTGGCTCCAGAGAACCATAAATTGCCGGGTTTCATTATCAACTAAATCCAGCGTTAACAATGAAGAATGGCTGGAATAACACCACGCCAGCACAACCATACATACGGTAAAAAGAGATGCGACGGAAATAATTGAAACATGCGCCAGTCGTGACAGCGGAAAATCTCTGACGGTATAAAGTACGGCTGCAACGATAATCAATACGGCCATCATGATATGGCGGAACATAAAGAAAATCATGGCGTCGTTATAATTGATGACATTGAACTGGTACAGGTCAAGCCACTCGGGAAAGCTTGCTAATGTACCGACCATGAGTAGCGTCGAGCCTGAAAAGGTAAGCGCGATGACGATAAGATACAGCCGCTTTCGGTCACACCAGTATTTCATTGCCATGAAACAGGCAATAAATAGATGAAATACGAGTAAAAAGATGGTGAGTGTCGGGAATAAGAGCGGTGAAAACGAAGGGACGAGTTCGACCAGTTCTAAAAAAGAATATTGCAATATCCCGATGACAATAATGCAACAAAGGCTAAAGTAGACATAACGGTTGTTTACATAACGACTAATCAGAATCATATGTGTTTTTTTAAAAGATAATAGAGTGCATTAAAAGTAAGTTGGATTCTGACAGTCTAACGGGGTCACGAGAAAATACTTTGCGCAGGGACAATGCAGGTGGGGATTAATTAATTATATGATGAATGAATTAAGTAATTTTATTTATTTAAATGATGTTTATTGTCAAAGGATGTGGCTATGAAGCCACATCCTTTACATGATTATCGTGGAGAAACAGTAACCTGACTGCCGTTGCTGGCCAGTACCACACGTTGGCCGGATGAGAACTTGGTGTTGCCTTGTTTTTGAACAACCATAATGGTGTTGCCGTCGTCTTTACGGATTTCCAGCTCTACGCCCTGGGTTTTGTTCATTGCACCCTGAACCCCCTGGCCTGCGACACCACCAGCGACTGCGCCTGCTGCTGTTGCCAGAGAACGGCCTGTGCCACCCCCGACGGTGTTACCCAGGAAGCCGCCCAATACTGCACCACCGATTGCGCCAATCACGTTGTTGTCATCGCCACCCTGGATCTGAACAGGACGCACATTAACAACAGTACCGTAAGTCACGTTTTGAACTTGTTTAGCTTCGGAAGCGGTGTAAACGTCGCCAGAAAGGGAATCGTTATTCACACAACCAGCCAGAGTTAATCCAATCAGCGAAACGCCCAGTACACGTAAAATCATTTGAATCTCCTGTTCACCAAAAACGCTCAAGTGAGCATC
This sequence is a window from Enterobacter sp. RHBSTW-00994. Protein-coding genes within it:
- a CDS encoding DUF1656 domain-containing protein — translated: MTFSYRSAGLPLQDLIVGASVYFPPLFKAALLGFLIWLVAHRLLRDWMYSGEIWHPMLMDLSLFALSVCLGLAVLIVW
- the slyA gene encoding transcriptional regulator SlyA; the protein is MKLESPLGSDLARLVRVWRALIDHRLKPLELTQTHWVTLHNIHQLPPEQSQIQLAKAIGIEQPSLVRTLDQLEEKGLISRQTCASDRRAKRIKLTEKAAPIISEMEAVISKTRGEILSGISPAELEMLISLIGRLEQNISELQSRG
- a CDS encoding GGDEF domain-containing protein; the protein is MILISRYVNNRYVYFSLCCIIVIGILQYSFLELVELVPSFSPLLFPTLTIFLLVFHLFIACFMAMKYWCDRKRLYLIVIALTFSGSTLLMVGTLASFPEWLDLYQFNVINYNDAMIFFMFRHIMMAVLIIVAAVLYTVRDFPLSRLAHVSIISVASLFTVCMVVLAWCYSSHSSLLTLDLVDNETRQFMVLWSQVINIILIILWIVTLVTLMIITRLRNLFWVGGNFLCVCYIVTLTMLLFGGHAEDIAWYRARLFETVATLLIIFILLYDVFNLYRDSHLKYQQSYQNSIRDPLTRLYNRSYFYDTLNLALSTAKESKPVSVIVSDLDRFKRINDCYGHLQGDKVLQFVSNLLVDSVRPQDIAARIGGEEFVLLLSNTPSEAARQVAERIRVNLSSYDNASSNGQLPEPITISMGVFTATSANVTAEHCVECADKAMYEAKETGRNRVVVYR
- the slyB gene encoding outer membrane lipoprotein SlyB — translated: MILRVLGVSLIGLTLAGCVNNDSLSGDVYTASEAKQVQNVTYGTVVNVRPVQIQGGDDNNVIGAIGGAVLGGFLGNTVGGGTGRSLATAAGAVAGGVAGQGVQGAMNKTQGVELEIRKDDGNTIMVVQKQGNTKFSSGQRVVLASNGSQVTVSPR